A stretch of the Kroppenstedtia eburnea genome encodes the following:
- a CDS encoding competence/damage-inducible protein A, whose amino-acid sequence MRAELVAVGTELLLGQIVDTHSAFLSRELSQLGIDVYFHTSVGDNRDRLVAVVKRAVSRSDLVIFTGGLGPTEDDLTKETVAEVLGVPLVEHPPSVAVLERLFSDKGQTIPPSNYKQALVFEGGKVFPNPNGTAPGVAVSRNSVTCVLLPGPPTELYPMYHAEVRPFLKSIRDTEEVVVSNVLRFFGIGESHLTERIGKLIQDQTNPTIAPLAKEGEVTLRLTAKAGDLQQAQELMAPVKEEILQSVGRFVYGEDDDTLEKLVISALREQGKRLAVAESCTGGLLAQTLTSVPGSSAGFQGGVVCYANEVKTGMLGVPTELLETCGAVSMDSALALAEGVRSRLNTDFGLSVTGVAGPDPVEEKPVGLVYLGLSERGEVTRAYRLDLGGSREKIQIRAVKQALYTLLERLKKGVAAK is encoded by the coding sequence ATGCGTGCTGAATTGGTCGCGGTGGGAACCGAGCTGTTGTTGGGACAGATCGTGGACACCCACTCCGCGTTTTTGTCCCGGGAGCTCTCTCAACTGGGAATCGATGTGTATTTTCATACTTCAGTCGGTGATAATCGGGACCGGCTCGTCGCTGTGGTGAAGAGGGCCGTTTCCCGTTCCGATTTGGTCATTTTCACCGGTGGACTGGGTCCGACTGAGGATGATCTGACGAAAGAGACTGTGGCCGAGGTTTTGGGGGTGCCGCTGGTGGAACACCCTCCGTCGGTGGCTGTGTTGGAACGGCTGTTTTCCGATAAGGGCCAAACCATCCCACCATCCAACTATAAACAGGCATTGGTGTTCGAGGGGGGGAAGGTGTTTCCAAACCCCAATGGAACTGCCCCTGGAGTGGCGGTGTCAAGAAATTCGGTCACCTGCGTTCTCCTGCCGGGTCCTCCGACGGAGCTGTACCCCATGTATCATGCGGAAGTACGCCCCTTTTTGAAGTCAATCCGCGACACGGAAGAAGTGGTGGTGTCCAATGTTCTCCGGTTTTTCGGCATTGGTGAATCCCACCTGACAGAGCGGATCGGAAAGCTGATCCAAGACCAGACCAATCCGACGATTGCCCCCTTGGCCAAGGAAGGGGAGGTCACTCTTCGCTTGACGGCGAAAGCGGGTGATCTTCAACAGGCGCAGGAACTGATGGCTCCGGTGAAGGAGGAAATTTTGCAGTCCGTCGGTCGGTTTGTGTACGGTGAGGATGATGACACCTTGGAAAAACTGGTCATCTCCGCACTCAGGGAGCAGGGAAAGAGACTGGCTGTCGCTGAAAGTTGCACCGGGGGGCTGCTGGCTCAGACACTGACATCGGTACCCGGCAGCAGTGCGGGCTTTCAAGGTGGAGTCGTCTGTTACGCCAATGAGGTGAAAACCGGAATGCTCGGGGTGCCCACTGAGCTGTTGGAAACCTGCGGGGCGGTCAGCATGGATTCCGCTCTCGCCTTGGCGGAAGGGGTGCGGAGTCGGCTGAATACCGACTTTGGTCTCAGCGTGACGGGTGTGGCGGGCCCCGACCCGGTGGAGGAGAAACCGGTGGGTTTGGTTTATCTGGGCTTATCCGAACGGGGCGAGGTGACCCGGGCCTACCGGTTGGATCTCGGCGGTTCCCGGGAAAAGATTCAGATCCGGGCTGTCAAACAGGCACTTTATACTCTGTTGGAACGATTAAAGAAAGGTGTAGCTGCGAAATGA
- the pgsA gene encoding CDP-diacylglycerol--glycerol-3-phosphate 3-phosphatidyltransferase, protein MNLANKITLARIILVPVVMLFLLVKYDLGQFRIGQGVITVSEIIATLVFILAAVTDGLDGYIARKRKLVTNLGKFLDPLADKLLISAALISLVEMQRLDAWIAIVIISREFAVTGLRLVAAAEGNVIAASPLGKLKTIVQIIAIAALMLNNFPFSFIAFPFSQILIWLAVLITIWSGIDYFLKNRSVIHFSKSR, encoded by the coding sequence GTGAATCTGGCAAATAAAATCACCCTGGCTCGGATTATTCTGGTCCCGGTAGTGATGTTATTTCTTCTGGTTAAATACGATCTGGGTCAATTCCGTATCGGCCAAGGTGTGATCACTGTCAGTGAGATCATCGCCACCCTGGTGTTTATTCTGGCGGCGGTGACAGACGGCTTGGACGGTTATATCGCCCGCAAACGGAAACTGGTGACCAATCTGGGGAAGTTTTTGGATCCCCTGGCAGATAAACTGCTGATTTCTGCGGCGCTGATCTCCCTGGTGGAGATGCAGCGATTGGATGCCTGGATTGCGATTGTCATTATCAGCCGGGAATTTGCAGTGACCGGTCTCCGTTTGGTGGCAGCCGCTGAAGGAAATGTGATTGCGGCCAGTCCTCTCGGCAAACTGAAGACGATCGTCCAGATCATTGCCATTGCTGCGCTGATGTTAAACAACTTTCCCTTTTCTTTCATCGCCTTTCCTTTTTCTCAAATCCTCATCTGGTTGGCAGTTTTGATCACGATCTGGTCCGGGATCGATTATTTCTTGAAAAATCGCAGTGTCATCCACTTTTCAAAGTCACGCTAA
- a CDS encoding helix-turn-helix domain-containing protein — MAKPTDRLRQAREEAGLTMEDVQDRTNIQIRFLQALEKGDFSVLPGKFYTRAFLRNYAEFLDLDPTPMIQQFEESFQSEADSSPITEEKKPSPVLSRKERYAANKAEGKEPSLKVPKWFSFPKKGYTWLLIGLVLLIPAVTLYFVFSDVPPEEKKEESTVRAEQRKPSGEKKDTSQVRLVKPSETYDYGDVFEVSNAKKVEVTVEADKNTWFRYRPGGPTEKIGEEANLAAGEQKTFVHPEWVSLMIGNPEHVKLTVNGHVIDTSEEKSSHAYQLKLKK; from the coding sequence ATGGCGAAACCGACCGACCGACTGAGACAGGCGAGGGAAGAGGCCGGACTCACCATGGAAGATGTGCAGGACCGGACAAACATCCAGATTCGGTTTCTGCAAGCGTTGGAAAAGGGAGATTTTTCGGTTCTTCCCGGAAAATTTTACACCCGTGCTTTTTTAAGGAATTATGCGGAGTTTCTTGATCTGGATCCGACACCCATGATCCAACAGTTTGAAGAATCATTCCAAAGTGAGGCAGATTCATCGCCCATCACCGAAGAAAAGAAGCCTTCTCCGGTCCTCAGCAGGAAAGAACGGTACGCAGCAAACAAGGCGGAGGGAAAGGAACCTTCCCTGAAGGTTCCGAAGTGGTTCTCCTTTCCGAAAAAAGGATACACATGGTTGTTGATCGGACTTGTCCTGTTGATTCCGGCGGTGACTCTGTATTTTGTCTTCAGCGACGTCCCGCCGGAGGAGAAAAAAGAGGAATCCACGGTCCGGGCGGAACAGAGGAAACCTTCCGGTGAAAAGAAAGACACCTCACAGGTAAGACTGGTGAAACCTTCAGAAACCTATGATTACGGGGACGTCTTTGAAGTTTCCAATGCCAAGAAAGTGGAGGTGACAGTGGAGGCCGATAAAAATACTTGGTTTCGCTATCGGCCCGGGGGGCCGACGGAAAAGATCGGTGAAGAAGCAAACCTTGCTGCAGGAGAGCAAAAAACCTTCGTACATCCGGAGTGGGTTTCTCTGATGATCGGTAATCCGGAGCATGTCAAATTGACTGTGAACGGACATGTGATCGACACCTCGGAGGAGAAGAGCTCCCATGCATACCAGTTGAAGCTGAAGAAGTGA